The following are from one region of the Salvia splendens isolate huo1 chromosome 2, SspV2, whole genome shotgun sequence genome:
- the LOC121760411 gene encoding transmembrane emp24 domain-containing protein p24delta4-like, protein MKLGEAHWLWTLLIAAAATVPAASGLWLDLPASGQKCISEELHNNAVVLADYYAFIGEDYDVNATLAPTITVRVTSPYGNEIHHKEKVAHGQFAFTATEAGNYMACFSLDGDQGGKKVTVGIDWKTGIAAKDWDTVARKEKIEGLELELKKLEESVESIHNNLYHLVNREAEMREVSESTNARVVWYSLMALAICIVTSTLQILYLRRYFRKKKLI, encoded by the exons ATGAAGTTAGGGGAAGCGCACTGGCTGTGGACGCTGCTCatagcggcggcggcgacggttcCGGCGGCAAGCGGATTGTGGTTGGACTTGCCGGCCTCTGGACAGAAGTGCATCTCCGAGGAGTTGCACAACAACGCCGTCGTTTTGGCTGATTACTACGCCTTCATCGGAGAGGACTACGATGTCAATGCTACCTTGGCTCCTACCATCACCGTTAGG GTTACATCACCATATGGAAACGAAATCCATCACAAGGAGAAAGTCGCTCACGGTCAGTTTGCCTTTACGGCAACTGAGGCTGGGAACTACATGGCATGTTTTTCACTTGATGGTGATCAAGGAGGTAAAAAGGTGACTGTTGGTATTGACTGGAAAACTGGAATTGCTGCAAAAGATTGGGATACGGTTGCAAGAAAGGAAAAGATTGAG GGGCTTGAACTCGAGTTAAAAAAACTAGAAGAATCAGTGGAAAGTATCCATAATAATTTGTATCATCTGGTAAACAG AGAAGCGGAGATGAGAGAGGTTAGCGAGAGCACTAATGCTAGAGTTGTGTGGTATAGTTTGATGGCCCTTGCCATCTGCATCGTGACTTCGACTCTCCAGATCTTGTATTTAAGGCGATATTTCAGGAAGAAGAAGCTCATCTAG